In Candidatus Methanosphaera massiliense, the following are encoded in one genomic region:
- a CDS encoding ArsA family ATPase has product MAFTDLVKFNKHKTTFIFIGGKGGVGKTTVSAATALWCARMDKKTLVISTDPAHSLGDSFERKIRHTPTPIVHNLEAIEIDPDKAMDEYKDKIQIQQQYNDALNMFSEQMDMMSSSPGIDEIASFDKFMQYMNTDDYDVIIFDTAPTGHTLRLLSFPEMMDSWVGRLIKARKKLGAAANKLKNIIPFMGSDDENEQSMAELEDMKKEIIEARDVLTDSSRTTFKTVLIPEEMSIIESSRAMDALAKSNIKADGVIVNKIQPDNNHCDFCKARREIQEKRLDTIRAEFEGQIIAEIPLQAHEVRGIDQLYEICDILYGSDPSNGPIAL; this is encoded by the coding sequence TTGGCATTCACAGATTTAGTAAAATTCAACAAACATAAAACAACATTCATATTCATAGGAGGTAAAGGTGGAGTAGGAAAAACCACAGTATCTGCAGCAACAGCATTATGGTGTGCAAGAATGGATAAAAAAACATTAGTAATATCAACCGATCCGGCACACTCTCTTGGTGATTCCTTTGAAAGAAAAATAAGACACACACCTACACCAATTGTACATAATCTTGAAGCAATAGAAATTGACCCTGATAAAGCTATGGATGAATATAAAGATAAAATACAAATCCAGCAACAATACAATGACGCTTTAAACATGTTCTCTGAACAAATGGATATGATGAGTTCATCACCAGGTATTGATGAAATAGCATCATTTGATAAATTTATGCAATATATGAATACTGATGATTATGATGTGATTATATTTGACACAGCACCTACTGGTCACACACTCAGATTACTATCATTCCCTGAAATGATGGATTCATGGGTAGGACGATTAATAAAAGCTAGAAAAAAACTTGGTGCTGCTGCTAATAAACTAAAAAATATAATACCATTCATGGGCTCTGACGACGAAAATGAACAAAGTATGGCTGAGTTAGAGGATATGAAAAAAGAAATTATCGAAGCAAGAGATGTACTAACAGATTCATCTAGAACAACATTTAAAACCGTACTTATTCCCGAGGAAATGTCAATTATTGAATCAAGCAGGGCAATGGATGCATTAGCTAAATCTAATATTAAAGCAGATGGAGTAATTGTTAATAAAATACAACCAGACAATAATCATTGTGACTTCTGTAAAGCTAGACGTGAAATACAAGAAAAACGTTTAGATACCATACGTGCAGAATTTGAAGGACAAATTATAGCAGAAATACCATTACAGGCACATGAAGTACGTGGAATTGACCAATTATATGAAATATGTGATATATTATATGGTTCAGATCCAAGTAATGGTCCTATAGCATTATAA